In Juglans microcarpa x Juglans regia isolate MS1-56 chromosome 4S, Jm3101_v1.0, whole genome shotgun sequence, a single window of DNA contains:
- the LOC121263753 gene encoding SPX domain-containing protein 2-like, producing MKFWKILSSLIGETLPEWRDKYLSYKDLKKYLNRFYPKDDPNNPPAKRRRLDLDLYVSSDAPVCLPELSKDYFLRLLEDEVEKFNGFFVDKEEDYIIRVKELQDMITKAKDSNEELMQVGRELVDFHGEMVLLKNYSALNYTGLVKILKKYEKKSGAPIRLPFIQNVSQQPFSATDILNKLVKDCESMLCQVFSMNDPSAPLEATDKEEGSNCDAATGSTQTILKIPNELEEIKHMEGMYLKLTLSALHGLKMIRSESSTVSEYSLPPL from the exons ATGAAGTTCTGGAAGATCCTCAGCAGCCTAATCGGAGAGACCCTGCCGGAGTGGCGGGACAAGTACTTGTCTTACAAGGACCTCAAGAAGTACCTCAACCGCTTCTACCCAAAGGACGACCCCAACAATCCTCCTGCTAAACGGCGCCGTCTGGATTTGGATTTGTACGTCTCGTCGGACGCTCCTGTTTGCCTACCCGAGTTGTCCAAGGACTATTTTCTCAGGCTCTTGGAGGACGAGGTAGAAAAGTTCAACGGCTTCTTCGTCGACAAGGAGGAGGATTACATTATTCGAGTAAAG GAGCTGCAAGATATGATAACAAAAGCCAAGGATTCAAACGAAGAGTTGATGCAAGTAGGAAGAGAATTGGTGGATTTTCATGGAGAGATGGTTTTGTTGAAGAATTACAGCGCACTTAACTACACAG GACTGGTAAagatactaaaaaaatatgagaaaaaaagcGGTGCTCCCATTCGGTTGCCTTTTATCCAAAATGTCTCGCAACAACCATTCTCAGCAACTGATATACTTAACAAGCTTGTGAAGGATTGTGAGAGCATGCTGTGTCAAGTTTTCTCCATGAATGACCCGTCGGCTCCACTTGAAGCAACTGATAAGGAAGAAGGGAGCAATTGCGATGCTGCAACCGGAAGTACACAAACTATACTTAAAATTCCCAATGAACTTGAAGAAATCAAGCACATGGAAGGCATGTACCTGAAGCTAACATTATCGGCACTGCATGGCTTAAAGATGATCCGGAGTGAAAGCTCAACAGTGAGCGAGTATTCGTTGCCGCCATTGTAG